One stretch of Bombus vancouverensis nearcticus chromosome 16, iyBomVanc1_principal, whole genome shotgun sequence DNA includes these proteins:
- the LOC117161112 gene encoding uncharacterized protein LOC117161112, with the protein MFYLQIAILCMAVVHVICDLPPGTRRNTYLPPEPTKGYTYDTPRIPFTKPTTPRPSFPTTTPYSSRPYSKPTPSKFPPSRTTPSEGYPPTGTRPTPEFPDYGTPTRPTGTTLPAGGHDHHHHEPGMPFDFNYAVKEDAFGNDYSHNAISDGDIVRGEYRVQLPDGRLQVVRYTADWKHGFSAQVSYDGNPRFDVPRPPGNFAGY; encoded by the exons ATAGCAATACTTTGCATGGCAGTAGTGCACGTGATATGTGATCTACCACCAGGGACAAGGCGTAACACCTATTTGCCACCTGAACCAACCAAGGGATACACCTACGACACGCCTCGGATACCATTTACAAAACCAACCACTCCACGACCGTCATTTCCCACGACGACGCCGTATTCATCACGTCCATACTCCAAACCGACCCCCTCCAAATTTCCACCATCGAGAACTACTCCTAGCGAAGGGTATCCACCAACAGGTACCAGGCCCACCCCAGAATTTCCTGACTATGGGACACCCACTAGGCCAACTGGAACTACTTTACCTGCTGGTGGG CACGATCATCATCATCACGAGCCAGGAATGCCATTCGACTTCAACTACGCGGTGAAGGAAGACGCATTTGGAAATGATTATTCCCACAACGCGATAAGCGACGGAGACATCGTCCGTGGGGAATACAGAGTCCAGCTTCCGGACGGAAGGCTGCAGGTCGTTCGTTACACCGCCGATTGGAAACACGGCTTTAGTGCGCAGGTCTCATACGACGGGAATCCCCGCTTTGACGTACCACGGCCGCCTGGCAATTTTGCTGGATATTAG